A stretch of the Macaca thibetana thibetana isolate TM-01 chromosome X, ASM2454274v1, whole genome shotgun sequence genome encodes the following:
- the KCND1 gene encoding potassium voltage-gated channel subfamily D member 1 codes for MAAGLATWLPFARAAAVGWLPLAQQPLPPAPGVKTSRGDEVLVVNVSGRRFETWKNTLDRYPDTLLGSSEKEFFYDADSGEYFFDRDPDMFRHVLNFYRTGRLHCPRQECIQAFDEELAFYGLVPELVGDCCLEEYRDRKKENAERLAEDEEAEQAGDGPALPAGSSLRQRLWRAFENPHTSTAALVFYYVTGFFIAVSVIANVVETIPCRGAARRSSREQPCGERFPQAFFCMDTACVLIFTGEYLLRLFAAPSRCRFLRSVMSLIDVVAILPYYIGLLVPKNDDVSGAFVTLRVFRVFRIFKFSRHSQGLRILGYTLKSCASELGFLLFSLTMAIIIFATVMFYAEKGTNKTNFTSIPAAFWYTIVTMTTLGYGDMVPSTIAGKIFGSICSLSGVLVIALPVPVIVSNFSRIYHQNQRADKRRAQQKVRLARIRLAKSGTTNAFLQYKQNGGLEDSGSGEEQALCVRNRSAFEQQHHHLLHCLEKTTCHEFTDELTFSEALGAVSPGGRTSRSTSVSSQPMGHGSLLSSCCPRRAKRRAIRLANSTASVSRGSMQELDMLAGLRRSPAPQSRSSLNAKPHDSLDLNCDSRDFVAAIISIPTPPANTPDESQPSSPGGSSRAGSTLRNSSLGTPCLFPETVKISSL; via the exons ATGGCGGCAGGCCTGGCCACGTGGCTGCCTTTTGCCCGGGCGGCAGCGGTGGGCTGGCTGCCCCTGGCCCAGcagcccctgcccccagcacCGGGGGTGAAGACATCTCGAGGAGATGAGGTTCTGGTGGTGAACGTGAGCGGACGGCGCTTTGAGACCTGGAAGAATACGCTGGACCGCTACCCAGATACCTTGTTGGGCAGCTCAGAGAAGGAATTCTTCTACGATGCTGACTCAGGCGAGTACTTCTTCGATCGCGACCCTGACATGTTCCGCCATGTGCTGAACTTCTACCGAACGGGGCGTCTGCACTGCCCACGGCAGGAGTGCATCCAGGCCTTCGACGAAGAGCTGGCCTTCTACGGCCTGGTCCCCGAGCTAGTTGGTGACTGCTGCCTTGAAGAGTATCGGGACCGAAAGAAGGAGAATGCCGAGCGCCTGGCAGAGGATGAGGAGGCCGAGCAGGCCGGGGACGGCCCAGCCCTGCCTGCGGGCAGCTCCCTGCGGCAGCGGCTCTGGCGGGCCTTCGAGAATCCACATACGAGCACTGCAGCCCTCGTTTTCTACTACGTGACCGGCTTCTTCATCGCCGTGTCGGTCATCGCCAATGTGGTGGAGACCATCCCATGCCGCGGCGCTGCACGCAGGTCCTCGAGGGAGCAGCCCTGTGGCGAACGCTTCCCACAGGCCTTTTTCTGCATGGACACAGCCTGTGTACTCATATTCACAGGTGAATATCTCCTGCGGCTGTTTGCTGCCCCCAGCCGTTGCCGCTTCCTGCGGAGTGTCATGAGCCTCATCGACGTGGTGGCCATCCTGCCCTACTACATTGGGCTTTTGGTGCCCAAGAACGACGATGTCTCAGGCGCCTTTGTCACCCTGCGTGTGTTCCGGGTGTTTCGCATCTTCAAGTTCTCCAGGCACTCACAGGGCTTGAGGATTCTGGGCTACACACTCAAGAGCTGTGCCTCTGAGCTGggctttctcctcttttctctaaCCATGGCCATCATCATCTTTGCCACTGTCATGTTTTATGCTGAGAAGGGCACAAACAAGACCAACTTTACAAGCATCCCTGCGGCCTTCTGGTATACCATTGTCACCATGACCACGCTTGG CTATGGAGACATGGTGCCCAGCACCATTGCTGGCAAGATTTTCGGGTCCATCTGCTCACTCAGTGGCGTCTTGGTCATTGCCCTGCCTGTGCCAGTCATTGTGTCCAACTTTAGCCGCATCTACCACCAGAACCAGCGGGCTGACAAGCGCCGAGCACAGCAG AAGGTGCGCTTGGCAAGGATCCGATTGGCAAAGAGTGGTACCACCAATGCCTTCCTGCAGTACAAGCAGAATGGGGGCCTTGAG GACAGCGGCAGTGGCGAGGAACAGGCTCTTTGTGTCAGGAACCGTTCTGCCTTTGAACAGCAACATCACCACTTGCTGCATTGTCTAGAGAAGACAACG TGTCATGAGTTCACAGACGAGCTCACCTTCAGCGAAGCCCTGGGAGCCGTCTCGCCGGGTGGCCGCACCAGCCGCAGCACCTCTGTGTCTTCCCAGCCAATGGGACATGGAAGCCTGCTGTCTTCTTGTTGCCCTCGCAGGGCCAAGCGCCGTGCCATCCGCCTTGCCAACTCCACTGCCTCAGTCAGCCGTGGCAGCATGCAGGAGCTGGACATGCTGGCAGGGCTGCGCAGGAGCCCTGCCCCCCAGAG CCGCTCCAGCCTCAATGCCAAGCCCCATGACAGCCTTGACCTGAACTGCGACAGCCGGGACTTCGTGGCTGCCATTATCAGTATCCCTACCCCTCCTGCCAACACCCCAGATGAGAGCCAACCTTCCTCCCCTGGTGGCAGCAGCAGGGCCGGCAGCACCCTcaggaactccagcctgggtacccCTTGCCTCTTCCCTGAGACCGTCAAGATCTCTTCCCTGTGA